One Ricinus communis isolate WT05 ecotype wild-type chromosome 2, ASM1957865v1, whole genome shotgun sequence DNA segment encodes these proteins:
- the LOC8269965 gene encoding protein MIZU-KUSSEI 1: MRMMIDLGNQRGSLSIIDTPTSVDCGREVRFRRSFRSLVECMVPCCGFQPSDSFAPDTDSTHASTLTGTFFGYRKGRVSFCLQDDTRTSPLLLLEFAVPTAYLAREMQYGLLRIALECDRQKERSSSCSLFNVPVWSMYCNGRKVGFAIRRQMTVSDVGVLKMMQSVSVGAGVLPVPPKSQDGDLMYLRASFERVIGSADSESFHMINPIGSSGQELSIFMLRS; encoded by the coding sequence ATGAGGATGATGATAGACTTGGGAAACCAGAGAGGTTCCCTCTCCATAATCGACACCCCAACCTCTGTCGACTGCGGAAGAGAAGTGCGGTTCCGCAGATCCTTTAGATCCCTCGTGGAGTGCATGGTCCCCTGCTGTGGCTTCCAACCATCTGATTCCTTTGCCCCCGATACCGACTCAACTCACGCCTCCACCCTCACCGGCACCTTCTTCGGTTACAGAAAAGGCCGTGTTAGCTTCTGTCTCCAAGATGACACCCGCACCTCTCCTCTTCTACTTCTCGAGTTTGCAGTGCCCACTGCCTACTTAGCCAGAGAGATGCAGTACGGCTTGCTCCGTATCGCACTGGAGTGCGACCGACAAAAAGAGAGGTCCAGCTCCTGCTCCCTCTTTAATGTCCCCGTTTGGTCCATGTACTGCAATGGCAGGAAAGTCGGTTTTGCAATAAGGAGGCAAATGACTGTGTCTGATGTTGGAGTACTGAAGATGATGCAGTCGGTCTCTGTAGGTGCAGGGGTCTTACCTGTGCCTCCCAAGTCTCAGGATGGAGACCTTATGTATCTACGTGCTAGTTTCGAACGAGTCATAGGTTCTGCTGACTCCGAGTCTTTTCATATGATTAATCCTATCGGCAGTTCAGGTCAAGAGCTTAGCATTTTTATGTTGAGATCATGA
- the LOC8269964 gene encoding uncharacterized protein LOC8269964 isoform X2 has product MAYKGESAVVCCLNENISNGISLVTALMTSCLPLSTSHKNRTLPSPLLFLLFINRSFSHLPEKQTIQEIMGSCFSCSVFSESDLLPPAANVVSINGTLRQYNVPVIASQVLDAEAASSSSSSSTSFFLCNSDFLSYDDLIPALDSDAQLYANQLYFILPKSKLQNRLTAPDMAALAVKASVALQNASKNEAHRRKKARISPVLLVNQSSSQRHLLNPTSGDAYPRKTFQKAKGEQPPVGMGFSRSGSVRRLHRYQYVKALTKKKVWGGAHKRKAGDI; this is encoded by the exons ATGGCATACAAAGGAGAGTCAGCAGTTGTCTGCTGTCTAAATGAAAACATCTCCAACGGAATTTCGCTTGTGACGGCTTTGATGACGTCATGCCTCCCCCTTTCTACTTCCCATAAAAACCGTACTCTCCCCTCTcctctccttttccttttatttattaaccgTTCCTTCTCGCACCTCCCAGAAAAACAGACAATACAAGAAATCATGGGCTCCTGTTTCTCTTGTTCAGTCTTCAGCGAATCTGACCTTCTCCCTCCCGCTGCCAACGTCGTATCTATCAATGGTACTCTCCGCCAATACAACGTTCCTGTCATCGCCTCTCAAGTTCTCGACGCTGAAGCTGCATCCTCTTCTTCATCCTCTTcaacttctttctttctctgcaATTCTGATTTCTTGTCCTACGATGATCTCATTCCTGCCTTGGATTCCGACGCTCAGCTGTACGCCAACCAGTTGTATTTTATTCTTCCGAAATCTAAGCTCCAAAACAGGCTCACAGCTCCTGATATGGCTGCTTTGGCTGTCAAAGCTAGCGTAGCCCTTCAAAACGCGTCTAAAAATGAAGCTCATCGCCGCAAGAAGGCCAGGATTTCTCCTGTTTTATTAGTCAATCAATCCTCCTCGCAACGGCATCTCCTCAACCCTACGAGTGGCGACGCTTATCCTCGTAAGACTTTTCAGAAAGCTAAAGGAGAACAGCCTCCCGTGGGAATGGGCTTTTCTAGATCTGGATCTGTTAGAAGACTACACAGGTA CCAATATGTAAAGGCATTGACAAAGAAGAAAGTCTGGGGCGGAGCACACAAGAGAAAGGCAGGAGACATATGA
- the LOC8269964 gene encoding uncharacterized protein LOC8269964 isoform X1 has translation MAYKGESAVVCCLNENISNGISLVTALMTSCLPLSTSHKNRTLPSPLLFLLFINRSFSHLPEKQTIQEIMGSCFSCSVFSESDLLPPAANVVSINGTLRQYNVPVIASQVLDAEAASSSSSSSTSFFLCNSDFLSYDDLIPALDSDAQLYANQLYFILPKSKLQNRLTAPDMAALAVKASVALQNASKNEAHRRKKARISPVLLVNQSSSQRHLLNPTSGDAYPRKTFQKAKGEQPPVGMGFSRSGSVRRLHRYTSRRAKLAVRSFRLRLTTIYEGTVL, from the coding sequence ATGGCATACAAAGGAGAGTCAGCAGTTGTCTGCTGTCTAAATGAAAACATCTCCAACGGAATTTCGCTTGTGACGGCTTTGATGACGTCATGCCTCCCCCTTTCTACTTCCCATAAAAACCGTACTCTCCCCTCTcctctccttttccttttatttattaaccgTTCCTTCTCGCACCTCCCAGAAAAACAGACAATACAAGAAATCATGGGCTCCTGTTTCTCTTGTTCAGTCTTCAGCGAATCTGACCTTCTCCCTCCCGCTGCCAACGTCGTATCTATCAATGGTACTCTCCGCCAATACAACGTTCCTGTCATCGCCTCTCAAGTTCTCGACGCTGAAGCTGCATCCTCTTCTTCATCCTCTTcaacttctttctttctctgcaATTCTGATTTCTTGTCCTACGATGATCTCATTCCTGCCTTGGATTCCGACGCTCAGCTGTACGCCAACCAGTTGTATTTTATTCTTCCGAAATCTAAGCTCCAAAACAGGCTCACAGCTCCTGATATGGCTGCTTTGGCTGTCAAAGCTAGCGTAGCCCTTCAAAACGCGTCTAAAAATGAAGCTCATCGCCGCAAGAAGGCCAGGATTTCTCCTGTTTTATTAGTCAATCAATCCTCCTCGCAACGGCATCTCCTCAACCCTACGAGTGGCGACGCTTATCCTCGTAAGACTTTTCAGAAAGCTAAAGGAGAACAGCCTCCCGTGGGAATGGGCTTTTCTAGATCTGGATCTGTTAGAAGACTACACAGGTATACTTCCAGACGAGCCAAATTGGCCGTTCGATCCTTTAGACTCAGATTGACCACCATTTACGAAGGGACAGTGCTCTGA
- the LOC8269963 gene encoding protein RGF1 INDUCIBLE TRANSCRIPTION FACTOR 1, which translates to MVSPFGQMVHHDLGPPWLRPMLRASYFVPCSFHGDSNKSECNLFCLDCMGNALCSYCLINHKDHRIVQIRRSSYHNVVRVNEIQKYIDISCVQTYIINSAKIVFLNERPQPRPGKGVTNTCEICCRSLLDSFRFCSLGCKLGGMKRGDPDLTFTLRMKHNRDPFLGGSESDESSTPKKIRKTHAFNRLMDGLSIYSSDGHSSGDEATTNISPSTPPIYNHRNARRRKGIPHRAPF; encoded by the exons ATG GTAAGTCCATTTGGACAGATGGTTCATCATGATTTAGGCCCTCCATGGTTGCGACCAATGCTGAGAGCAAGCTACTTTGTACCTTGTTCCTTTCATGGAGATTCTAATAAAAGTGAATGCAATCTGTTTTGTTTGGATTGTATGGGAAATGCGCTCTGTTCTTATTGTTTGATTAATCATAAGGATCACCGCATTGTGCAG ATAAGGAGATCTTCGTATCATAACGTGGTCAGAGTTAATGAAATACAGAAGTACATCGACATATCATGCGTCCAGACCTATATTATCAATAGTGCCAAGATTGTGTTCCTGAACGAGAGGCCTCAGCCAAGGCCTGGAAAGGGTGTTACCAACACTTGTGAGATTTGTTGCAGAAGCCTCCTTGATTCCTTCAGATTCTGTTCTCTTGGTTGCaag CTGGGAGGCATGAAGAGAGGCGACCCAGACCTCACATTTACACTGAGAATGAAGCACAACAGGGACCCCTTCCTTGGTGGTTCTGAATCTGATGAGTCATCTACTCCAAAGAAGATAAGGAAGACCCATGCTTTCAACCGTTTGATGGATGGACTTTCTATTTACTCATCTGATGGCCATAGCTCTGGTGATGAGGCTACTACCAACATTTCTCCATCTACTCCTCCCATTTACAATCACCGCaatgcaagaagaagaaagggtaTACCTCATCGTGCTCCATTTTGA
- the LOC8269962 gene encoding galactan beta-1,4-galactosyltransferase GALS1, whose product MRKDCPPLSSVTGGKLPSCLETKPLVATLLALTLVMLLWNLPPYYQNLLSTTRPCSAPAAAAALAASNASSLPITSVSEQKYSTGVSDPNKRIFEAYGNAAALFVKMGAYRGGPRTFAVVGLASKPIHVFGRPWYKCEWISNNGSSMRAKAYKMLPDWGYGRVYTVVVVNCTFPLNPNRENAGGKLILNAYYGESPRKYEKIVALEEAPGSYNDSNYHPPYQYEYLYCGSSLYGNLSAARMREWMAYHAWFFGPSSHFVFHDAGGVSPQVRAALEPWVRAGRATVQDIRGQAEFDGYYYNQFLVVNDCLHRYRHAANWTFYFDVDEYIYLPDGSTLQSVLAEFSDYTQFTIEQNPMSSVLCLNDSSHDYPREWGFEKLLFRESRSGIRRDRKYAIQAKNAFATGVHMSENVVGKTLHKTETKIRYYHYHNSITVQGELCRQLLPASAKHNVTWYNKLPYVYDDNMKKLVTTIRDFERNTIGNVRQYS is encoded by the exons ATGAGAAAAGACTGTCCGCCGCTCTCCTCCGTCACTGGCGGCAAGCTACCTTCATGTTTGGAAACTAAGCCTTTAGTAGCCACATTACTAGCTCTCACTCTAGTCATGCTTCTCTGGAACCTCCCTCCTTACTACCAAAACCTCCTCTCCACCACCCGTCCTTGCTCTGCCCccgccgccgccgccgccCTTGCTGCATCAAATGCTTCCTCATTACCTATTACCTCAGTATCTGAACAGAAATACTCGACCGGCGTTTCAGACCCAAACAAGCGGATCTTTGAAGCATACGGGAACGCGGCAGCTCTCTTTGTTAAGATGGGGGCATACCGAGGTGGGCCCAGGACATTTGCAGTGGTAGGACTCGCTTCCAAGCCTATTCATGTGTTTGGGCGTCCTTGGTACAAATGCGAGTGGATCTCTAACAATGGTTCTTCTATGAGGGCTAAGGCCTATAAGATGCTTCCTGACTGGGGCTATGGTCGTGTCTACACTGTTGTCGTTGTCAATTGTACTTTCCCACTCAATCCTAACCGGGAAAATGCTGGTGGTAAGCTCATCCTCAATGCCTATTACGGTGAATCTCCAAGGAAGTACGAGAAAATCGTTGCTTTAGAGGAGGCGCCTGGTTCCTATAACGACTCTAACTATCACCCTCCTTATCAGTACGAGTATCTCTATTGCGGCTCTTCTTTGTATGGGAATTTGAGTGCTGCTAGGATGAGGGAATGGATGGCTTACCACGCCTGGTTCTTTGGACCCAGCTCCCATTTTGTGTTTCATGATGCTGGTGGAGTTAGCCCTCAAGTAAGAGCTGCCCTTGAGCCCTGGGTGCGAGCTGGGAGGGCTACGGTTCAGGATATCAGAGGACAGGCCGAGTTTGATGGGTATTATTATAACCAATTTCTGGTGGTGAATGACTGCTTGCATCGGTACCGGCATGCTGCCAATTGGACATTTTACTTTGATGTGGATGAGTATATCTATTTGCCTGATGGCAGTACCTTGCAATCGGTGCTTGCTGAATTCTCGGATTATACTCAGTTCACTATTGAGCAGAACCCAATGTCTAGTGTGCTCTGTTTGAATGATTCCAGTCACGACTATCCCAG GGAGTGGGGATTCGAGAAGCTATTATTCAGAGAATCAAGAAGTGGGATTCGGAGGGATCGCAAATACGCAATACAGGCAAAGAATGCATTTGCTACAGGAGTCCACATGTCTGAGAATGTGGTTGGGAAGACCTTGCACAAGACTGAAACAAAGATTCGTTATTATCACTACCACAACTCCATCACAGTGCAGGGCGAACTATGCAGGCAACTTCTACCAGCATCAGCAAAGCACAATGTCACTTGGTACAATAAACTGCCGTATGTCTACGATGACAATATGAAGAAGCTGGTGACCACCATCAGGGATTTTGAGAGAAATACAATCGGAAACGTACGGCAATACTcatga